In Mesotoga sp. UBA6090, the genomic stretch CCGCCTATTCTCATCTATTCTCCTCCACTGCAAGATCTATTATCCTTGAAAGGACCCTCGCCGAAACTTCCGACTCTATCGCAGGCCTTTCTTCTCCCGGACTTATCTGTTCGGGAATGCAAGGTATGTGCACAAAGCCGGCGGGGATGTTTATGCCTCTCTTCGTGAGAAAGTCCATACACCTGTAAAAGAGATAATTACAGACAAATGTGCCTGCCGAGAAGGACTTCTCGACAGGAAATCCCTCATCCTTCAGCTTCGAGACAATTCCGTCGACCGGAAGCTTCGAAAAGTATGCATCGGGAGAGGCAGGAATTATCTTCTCTCCGGTTGCGATAAATCCTCTATTGTCTGGAGTCGCAGATTCCTTCCAGTTTATCGCAACCTTCTCCAGAGTGATGAGAGATCTCCCGGCCGCCTGGCCGACCATAATCAACGCCTCCGGGACGTCGTCTAGAAGGCGCAGCCTGAGTCGAGAAAAGGAGTCGTCGAAGACCGTTGGGAGGCTCATGAGATCAATGTCCTCCCTCATATCCGCTAGAAGCTGCACGACTATCTGCGAAGCATTTATTCTACTTCCCCCGAAGGGGTCGAAATGGGTCACGAGTATCATCTTTTACACCTCTCATTCCCTATAATTTTAGCATCATAAAGAAGTCGAGAATGAAAGGCCACCATTCTGGTAGAATGATTCTGAAAGGGGTGATCTAGTTGAAAAAGCTGAAGCTTGAGGATCTCTACAAATACTCCGCTGTGGGCGATCTTCACATCTTTCCCGACGGGGAAAACTTTGTCTTTGTAAGAAGGACGATGGACAAGAAGGAGAACCAGTACGAAAGCAACATCTGGTCGGGCAACATGAAAAATGGAGAAGTCCGGCAGCTGACCTGGGGCGGGAAGGACGGTTCTCCCGTCGTCAGTCCAGACGGCAAGAGCATACTCTTTGTCTCTAGAAGAGACAAGGACGCTAAAGGATCCGGGCTTTATCTTCTGCCTCTTGAGGGCGGCGAAAGCAGATTAGTGAAGACTCTCAAAGGAGGATTCTCCTCTGTCTCGTGGATTGATTCGGAGACGGTTCTCTTCATAACGAAGCACGCCCCCGGGGAAGACCCCGAGAAGATCGAAGAAGACGACCCTCCAGAGAAGAAAGTTTACGAAATAGAAAAAATCCCATTTGTCTCTAACGGAGTTGGATTTACCGAGAACAGAGTGGGCCATCTATATAAGATGAAACTCGAAAATGGAAAGATGGAACCGATTACGGCCGTTGGAGGCGATATCGAAAGCATCGCTGTATCTCCCGAGAGTAAGAGAGTCGCGGTGATAACAACGGAAGACAGTGAGAAGAGGCCGATCTGGAGCAGTCTCTACATAGTTGATCTGGATAGCGGAAAGAGCACGAGAATTGGAGATGACAGTCTGTCATTCTACAATTGTCAGTGGTCGACGGACAGTGAAGTTTTCGCGGTCGCGACGGACTTTGAAAAGGGATTTCCGACCAATCCCTTCATTATGCACGTCGATCTCGACTCACATTCTCTCACGCCGCTTGCCAGGGAAAGGGACCTGTACTTCGGGAACAGCCTGAACAGTGACGTGAGGGGCGTGTCTCCAAATACCTCTATGAAGGTCGTTGAAGGAAGGCTCAATTCGCTGGTAACTGCGGGATCGCAGATAAAGCTGATTTCTATGGATAAAGAGGGAAAGGTAGAGGAAATCGCCGTCTCTTCGGGAAGCATAGACTGCTTCGATATAGTAGGCGAGGAGCTTCTCCTTTCCGAGATGACGACGATAGAGCCGTTGGAGATCTACTCTCTTTTTAAAGGCAGGAGGAAGAAGCTCACAAACTTTAATTCAAGGATGAAGGGTCTTAAGCTGTCAAAACCTGAGGGCTTCGAAGTGGAGGCTTCCGACGGGCAGAAGATCGAAGGCTGGATAATGAGGCCGTTTAACTTTGAGGAAGGTAAGAAGTACCCGGCCGTCGTGGAGATTCACGGAGGACCAAAGACTGCATACGGGGGCGGATATATTCATGAGTTCCAGACTCTAGCCTCCGAAGGGTATGCAGTTATCTACTGTAACCCGAGGGGAAGCGCCGGTTACGGAACAGACTTTGCCGACATAAGGGGCCACTACGGAGAAAGGGATTTCGAAGACATA encodes the following:
- a CDS encoding pyroglutamyl-peptidase I, which codes for MILVTHFDPFGGSRINASQIVVQLLADMREDIDLMSLPTVFDDSFSRLRLRLLDDVPEALIMVGQAAGRSLITLEKVAINWKESATPDNRGFIATGEKIIPASPDAYFSKLPVDGIVSKLKDEGFPVEKSFSAGTFVCNYLFYRCMDFLTKRGINIPAGFVHIPCIPEQISPGEERPAIESEVSARVLSRIIDLAVEENR
- a CDS encoding S9 family peptidase, encoding MKKLKLEDLYKYSAVGDLHIFPDGENFVFVRRTMDKKENQYESNIWSGNMKNGEVRQLTWGGKDGSPVVSPDGKSILFVSRRDKDAKGSGLYLLPLEGGESRLVKTLKGGFSSVSWIDSETVLFITKHAPGEDPEKIEEDDPPEKKVYEIEKIPFVSNGVGFTENRVGHLYKMKLENGKMEPITAVGGDIESIAVSPESKRVAVITTEDSEKRPIWSSLYIVDLDSGKSTRIGDDSLSFYNCQWSTDSEVFAVATDFEKGFPTNPFIMHVDLDSHSLTPLARERDLYFGNSLNSDVRGVSPNTSMKVVEGRLNSLVTAGSQIKLISMDKEGKVEEIAVSSGSIDCFDIVGEELLLSEMTTIEPLEIYSLFKGRRKKLTNFNSRMKGLKLSKPEGFEVEASDGQKIEGWIMRPFNFEEGKKYPAVVEIHGGPKTAYGGGYIHEFQTLASEGYAVIYCNPRGSAGYGTDFADIRGHYGERDFEDIMEVVEYVINEYDFVDEERLGVTGGSYGGFMTNWIVGHTDAFKAAVSQRSISSWISFFGTTDIGYFFASDQTGGDFFDNLEGYLRQSPLMSAPNVVTPILFIHSLEDYRCWVPEAMQFFTALRYLGKEAKMVLFPKENHELSRGGLPIHREKRLRAILEWFDSHLKI